In Dyadobacter sp. CECT 9275, the following proteins share a genomic window:
- a CDS encoding NAD(P)/FAD-dependent oxidoreductase yields the protein MRHTLQLTLPPEIALDDLSLEQYIGKKLKLRAGTPTIIRKTRQSIDARSRQVKINLQTEVYINELPPSLIELSLDYPDVSNRPQALIVGCGPAGMFAALRLIEMGIKPVLFERGKDVRSRRRDLAAINKEHIVNPESNYCFGEGGAGTYSDGKLYTRSNKRGDIRRVLEIFVGHGASEQILIDTHPHIGTNKLPLVVANMRESILKAGGEIHFNTKVTDLIIRDHVVKGVIVNDKKEYTGVGVILATGHSARDIYDLLSRKNILIESKSFAMGVRIEHPQRVIDSIQYHCDKDRGPYLPAASYSLVTQTRFNGIQRGVFSFCMCPGGFIVPAATAPGEVVVNGMSPSRRDSAFANSGIVVAIEEADLLPYADFGPLAGLQFQKEFEETACKIAGATQTAPAQRVTDFINKKTSPELNETSYQPGLKSVNLFDTMPASIANPLREGLMDFGRKMKGYITDEAQLVGVESRTSSPVRIPRERDSCEHPHLKGLFPCGEGAGYAGGIMSAAMDGERCAEQLARLYANKE from the coding sequence ATGCGACATACCTTACAACTTACACTTCCTCCTGAAATAGCACTGGATGATCTCTCGCTGGAACAGTATATTGGAAAAAAATTAAAACTCCGCGCGGGAACCCCAACAATCATCCGGAAAACCAGGCAATCCATTGATGCCCGGAGCAGGCAGGTAAAAATCAATCTGCAGACCGAAGTATATATCAACGAATTACCTCCGTCACTCATTGAACTTTCTCTTGATTATCCCGACGTAAGCAATCGTCCCCAGGCGCTGATCGTCGGCTGCGGGCCAGCTGGGATGTTTGCTGCGCTGCGCCTGATAGAAATGGGTATAAAACCCGTCCTTTTCGAAAGAGGAAAAGATGTTCGTTCGCGCCGCCGCGACCTTGCCGCCATTAACAAAGAACATATCGTTAATCCTGAATCAAACTACTGTTTTGGTGAAGGAGGTGCTGGTACTTACTCAGACGGCAAGTTATATACCCGTTCCAACAAACGCGGGGATATCCGCCGGGTGCTGGAAATTTTCGTGGGACATGGAGCCAGCGAACAGATCCTCATTGACACCCATCCGCACATTGGTACCAACAAACTTCCTTTGGTGGTTGCCAACATGCGCGAAAGTATATTAAAGGCCGGCGGAGAGATCCATTTTAACACCAAAGTAACTGACCTTATTATCCGGGATCATGTAGTAAAAGGGGTGATTGTGAATGATAAAAAGGAATACACCGGCGTTGGGGTCATACTTGCCACCGGGCATTCGGCCAGGGATATCTATGATCTTTTGTCCCGCAAAAACATACTGATTGAAAGTAAATCCTTTGCAATGGGTGTCCGCATTGAGCATCCGCAGCGGGTGATCGACAGCATACAATATCATTGCGATAAGGACCGGGGCCCTTACTTACCGGCCGCTTCTTACAGCCTTGTTACCCAAACACGCTTCAATGGTATACAGAGAGGGGTGTTTTCCTTTTGTATGTGCCCCGGAGGGTTTATTGTTCCGGCTGCCACGGCCCCGGGCGAGGTGGTGGTCAACGGAATGTCACCTTCCCGGCGCGATTCGGCCTTTGCAAATTCCGGGATCGTAGTAGCCATTGAGGAGGCTGACCTTTTGCCTTATGCAGATTTTGGCCCGCTGGCCGGCCTTCAGTTCCAGAAAGAGTTTGAAGAAACTGCCTGTAAAATAGCTGGAGCTACCCAAACAGCCCCGGCACAGCGTGTAACGGATTTTATCAACAAAAAAACATCTCCGGAACTGAACGAAACTTCGTACCAGCCAGGGTTGAAATCGGTGAATTTATTTGATACCATGCCTGCCAGCATAGCAAACCCATTGAGAGAAGGACTCATGGATTTCGGAAGAAAAATGAAAGGATATATTACAGATGAAGCGCAGCTGGTAGGTGTGGAAAGCCGGACCTCCTCGCCCGTCAGGATACCAAGAGAGCGCGATTCCTGTGAGCATCCGCACCTGAAAGGACTTTTCCCATGTGGAGAGGGAGCGGGCTATGCAGGAGGAATTATGTCCGCGGCTATGGACGGTGAACGGTGTGCAGAGCAGCTTGCCAGGCTTTACGCCAACAAGGAGTAA
- a CDS encoding NUDIX hydrolase has translation MGKESFDFFTDELYKKLKSPLPGESAHRPMQATSRLRMSFKPNAKTRKSAVLILFYPYQDEIYFPVILRPAYDGVHSGQIAFPGGRYELSDEDLIRTALREAQEEIGLRLTDVKILGVLSELFIPPSNFYVLPVVATIPYRPDFYPDIREVEDVFEVRLKEIMDTSILGESVIIVRGEQVRAPHYAVRGYKIWGATAMMISELLTVMNTPDSSSEN, from the coding sequence ATGGGCAAAGAATCTTTTGATTTTTTTACGGATGAGTTATATAAAAAATTAAAAAGTCCGCTTCCGGGAGAATCGGCTCACCGCCCCATGCAGGCTACTTCCAGGCTGCGAATGAGTTTTAAGCCTAATGCCAAAACCCGGAAAAGTGCCGTACTGATCCTTTTTTATCCCTATCAGGACGAAATTTATTTCCCGGTTATACTCCGCCCCGCTTACGATGGAGTGCATTCAGGACAGATTGCCTTTCCCGGCGGACGTTATGAACTATCAGACGAAGACCTGATCCGTACGGCCTTACGGGAAGCACAGGAAGAAATTGGTTTACGGCTTACCGATGTAAAAATCCTTGGTGTATTATCTGAGCTGTTCATTCCTCCGAGTAATTTTTATGTTCTTCCGGTGGTGGCAACCATTCCCTACCGCCCGGATTTTTACCCGGACATCAGGGAAGTTGAGGACGTTTTCGAAGTTCGGCTTAAAGAGATTATGGATACCAGCATACTCGGTGAAAGTGTGATCATCGTGAGAGGAGAACAGGTCAGGGCACCACACTATGCTGTGAGAGGTTATAAGATATGGGGCGCCACTGCGATGATGATCAGCGAATTGCTCACGGTCATGAATACGCCGGATTCAAGTAGCGAAAATTAA
- a CDS encoding ABC transporter ATP-binding protein, protein MAGSKRVLQAEGITKSYDETEVLSAIDLELSEGEWLGILGESGSGKSTLLRILGRFTDADAGKVLFRKKELPPVRNELIPGHEAIRLIHQEFELFPNQTVAENISYALRFYNPQYRLEKVTELLEITGLGYVRHKKAKLLSGGEKQRTAIARSLAEEPLVLLLDEPFAHLDNHNRRVLADAIELLRTQKKTACVFVTHEAGDALAWSDRIAVLRNGRIIQIGTPEEVYNQPANSYVAELTGDINWLNKTDGKQYFIRPEKIKRTQFPEKSKWHGTVETIRFHGNHWEIRCRNQEGYLSFYRNRNDMNVGEEVFLTYGARDLRHIQ, encoded by the coding sequence ATGGCCGGATCAAAACGCGTTCTGCAGGCAGAAGGTATAACCAAGTCTTATGATGAAACAGAAGTTTTGTCAGCCATTGACCTGGAACTTTCGGAAGGAGAATGGCTGGGGATCCTGGGAGAAAGTGGCTCGGGTAAAAGTACATTGCTGCGTATCCTGGGCAGGTTCACCGATGCGGATGCTGGAAAGGTATTATTTAGAAAGAAGGAGCTGCCGCCTGTCAGGAATGAATTAATCCCGGGGCATGAGGCTATCCGGCTGATCCATCAGGAATTTGAACTGTTTCCAAACCAGACTGTCGCAGAAAATATTTCCTACGCGCTCCGATTTTATAATCCGCAGTACAGGCTGGAAAAAGTAACGGAACTGCTGGAAATCACAGGTTTAGGGTATGTTCGTCATAAAAAGGCCAAATTGCTTTCCGGTGGAGAAAAACAGCGGACAGCAATTGCCCGGTCTCTGGCTGAGGAGCCTTTGGTTTTACTCCTGGATGAACCTTTTGCGCATTTGGATAACCACAACCGGCGGGTACTGGCCGACGCGATTGAACTGTTGCGTACCCAAAAGAAAACAGCCTGCGTTTTTGTGACGCATGAGGCGGGCGATGCGCTGGCGTGGTCGGACAGGATTGCTGTGCTGAGAAATGGCAGAATAATTCAGATCGGTACACCTGAAGAGGTTTATAACCAACCGGCAAACAGCTACGTGGCCGAGCTCACAGGCGACATAAACTGGCTGAATAAAACGGATGGAAAGCAATATTTTATTCGTCCGGAAAAGATAAAACGCACCCAATTTCCTGAAAAAAGCAAGTGGCATGGAACCGTGGAAACCATACGGTTCCATGGAAATCATTGGGAAATCCGTTGCCGAAATCAGGAAGGGTACCTGTCTTTTTACCGAAACCGAAATGACATGAACGTAGGAGAGGAAGTTTTCCTTACCTATGGAGCCCGAGATTTACGGCACATCCAATGA
- a CDS encoding DUF5686 and carboxypeptidase-like regulatory domain-containing protein — protein MKKILLFFFLFEVFSLCQAAAQQTYVIKGRVTDATTGDPVPFANIGIKASLSGTTTNFDGFYVLNYTPPADSLSVTYVGYDTRTKVIVQNLAEQVLDFQISPGSQQLREVKIYAGENPAFAIMRKIVANRKKNNIESLSAYEYDSYNKIQIDIDNLSEKFRNRRAVRKMTHIVDQYDEVKGEDGKTIIPIFISESVSNVYFRNDPKKKKEIINKTKVSGVGLTDGSFVSQLVGSSFQQYNFYQNWLNLLEKDFVSPIADSWKLYYEYYLADSVANGAVHDYLIEFEPRQKQDLAFTGSFWVDGTTFALTQMDASVGKEANLNFIDKIKIQQSYDQLDDHDAWVPAKTRVLIDVDEPTKQTAGMLLKFYSANSKYIVDKPRNGKFYDTAIELKEDYMDHDSAYWQKNRPESLTKPEILSFQLVDSLKVLPVVKTYTELLNVFVNGYKKIDKWNIDIGPYLFLYANNAVEGHRFRLGFRTDPGFSRKWILHGYGAYGTRDNEFKYGAGVDYIFSRKPWTMGGFSYSKDLERLGLSAETIGPNTIFGAFSRFGAFRRAYWQEDFSAYFKRELVKGLTGSIQLRHRDFVPLFPFAYRKNPAQGEDSPLGSSYDITEMNFETRLARNETFLQNDNERISMGNGNSPAFTLRYTLGMKDFLDGDFKYHKFSLNVKQSFRAGFLGRTYYNLTLGYIPSTLPYTLLYNPLGNESLFYVDNAFNMMRYFEFISDKYLVLRMEHNFEGLLLNRIPAIRRLKWRMLATGKVFYGTVSEANKAITPTEDEAGNAMPTFNYLSNAPYIELGYGVDNIFKVGRIDFVHRLNYLNNPNVTPFAVKISFWFNL, from the coding sequence ATGAAAAAAATATTACTTTTCTTTTTTTTATTTGAAGTATTCTCTCTCTGCCAAGCAGCAGCGCAACAGACATATGTCATCAAAGGACGCGTAACTGACGCGACTACCGGCGATCCGGTACCCTTTGCAAACATTGGAATAAAAGCTTCATTATCAGGAACAACTACTAACTTTGATGGCTTTTATGTTTTAAACTACACTCCCCCCGCCGACTCCCTCAGCGTCACCTATGTGGGCTATGATACCCGCACCAAAGTAATTGTACAAAACCTTGCTGAACAAGTGCTGGATTTTCAGATTTCCCCGGGCAGTCAGCAATTAAGGGAGGTAAAAATCTATGCAGGTGAAAACCCGGCATTTGCCATCATGCGCAAAATTGTTGCTAACAGGAAGAAAAACAATATTGAAAGCCTGAGTGCATACGAATACGACAGCTATAACAAAATACAGATTGATATCGACAACCTTTCCGAGAAGTTCAGGAACCGAAGGGCTGTCAGGAAAATGACCCATATTGTAGATCAGTATGATGAAGTAAAAGGCGAGGATGGAAAGACCATTATCCCCATTTTTATTTCGGAATCTGTTTCAAACGTCTATTTCAGGAACGACCCTAAAAAGAAAAAAGAGATCATCAATAAAACAAAGGTATCCGGGGTAGGACTAACCGACGGGAGTTTCGTTTCCCAACTGGTGGGATCGTCGTTTCAGCAATATAATTTTTATCAGAACTGGCTGAATTTGCTGGAGAAGGATTTCGTGTCACCCATCGCCGACAGCTGGAAACTGTACTATGAATACTATCTGGCAGACAGTGTTGCCAATGGTGCTGTACACGATTATCTGATCGAATTTGAACCAAGGCAAAAACAAGACCTGGCCTTTACGGGGTCATTCTGGGTGGATGGTACCACTTTTGCACTTACTCAAATGGATGCAAGTGTAGGCAAAGAGGCCAACCTTAACTTTATTGACAAAATAAAAATTCAGCAGTCGTACGACCAGTTGGATGATCATGACGCCTGGGTGCCTGCCAAAACGAGGGTGCTGATAGATGTGGATGAACCTACCAAACAAACGGCCGGGATGCTACTGAAATTCTACTCGGCCAACTCCAAGTACATTGTCGACAAACCCAGGAATGGGAAATTTTACGATACGGCAATCGAATTAAAGGAGGATTATATGGATCATGATTCGGCATACTGGCAGAAAAACCGCCCCGAATCACTCACTAAACCGGAGATACTGAGCTTTCAACTGGTTGATTCACTAAAAGTTTTACCTGTTGTAAAAACCTATACCGAATTACTGAACGTATTTGTAAACGGGTATAAAAAAATTGATAAATGGAATATTGACATTGGCCCTTACCTCTTCCTTTACGCCAATAATGCGGTCGAAGGTCATCGGTTCAGGCTGGGATTCCGTACAGACCCCGGTTTTAGCCGTAAGTGGATTTTGCATGGATATGGCGCTTACGGCACCAGAGACAATGAGTTTAAGTATGGCGCGGGGGTGGATTATATTTTCTCGCGAAAGCCCTGGACCATGGGCGGCTTTTCCTATTCCAAAGATCTTGAAAGACTCGGACTTTCCGCGGAAACCATTGGCCCTAATACCATTTTCGGCGCTTTTTCCCGCTTTGGTGCTTTCAGAAGAGCCTATTGGCAGGAGGATTTCTCGGCCTATTTCAAACGAGAACTGGTAAAAGGGCTCACCGGAAGTATTCAGCTCAGACACCGCGACTTTGTCCCTCTTTTCCCATTTGCTTACCGTAAAAACCCTGCTCAGGGAGAGGACTCCCCGCTTGGAAGTTCCTATGATATAACGGAGATGAATTTTGAAACCCGTTTGGCAAGAAATGAAACCTTCCTGCAAAATGACAATGAACGCATCAGTATGGGCAACGGAAATTCGCCTGCTTTTACGTTACGATACACGCTGGGTATGAAGGATTTTCTGGATGGAGATTTTAAATATCACAAGTTCTCACTGAATGTTAAACAAAGTTTCCGTGCTGGTTTTCTGGGACGTACCTATTACAACCTGACACTGGGATATATCCCCTCCACCCTGCCGTATACACTGCTGTACAACCCGCTCGGAAACGAGTCTCTGTTTTATGTTGACAATGCATTTAATATGATGCGCTATTTCGAATTCATCAGTGACAAGTACCTTGTGCTACGGATGGAACATAATTTCGAAGGCCTCCTGTTAAACAGAATACCCGCCATCCGGCGTCTGAAATGGCGTATGCTTGCTACCGGAAAAGTATTTTACGGCACAGTGAGTGAAGCCAATAAGGCCATCACCCCTACAGAGGATGAAGCAGGAAATGCGATGCCTACGTTTAACTATCTGAGCAATGCCCCTTATATTGAATTGGGCTACGGCGTGGACAATATCTTCAAAGTAGGCCGCATTGACTTTGTGCATCGTCTCAACTACCTGAATAACCCCAACGTAACACCATTCGCGGTCAAGATATCTTTTTGGTTCAATTTGTAA
- a CDS encoding SanA/YdcF family protein, giving the protein MVFILLCNFWIVYNTRQYNYFSIESLPSNDVALVLGTSRNTERGKENLFFRYRMEATARLFKEGKIKYIILSGNNDSQYYNEPLDMKRALLNLGIPENVMTLDYAGFRTFDSVVRCREVFNQNNFTIISQNFHNARALYIAHNEGINAISFAAQDVPDGYSLRTLIREYLARPKAVLDVHLLRPTADLTSNIEIKRK; this is encoded by the coding sequence TTGGTTTTTATCCTGCTGTGTAATTTCTGGATCGTGTATAATACCAGGCAGTACAATTATTTTTCAATAGAAAGTTTACCGTCCAATGATGTGGCACTGGTTTTAGGCACCAGCCGGAACACAGAAAGAGGTAAAGAAAACCTGTTTTTCAGATATAGGATGGAAGCCACAGCGCGGCTTTTTAAAGAAGGAAAGATCAAGTATATCATATTGAGCGGAAATAACGATTCGCAGTATTACAATGAGCCGCTTGATATGAAAAGAGCTCTGCTGAACCTGGGAATACCTGAAAATGTGATGACACTGGATTACGCTGGTTTCCGGACTTTTGATTCGGTGGTGAGATGCCGGGAAGTTTTTAATCAGAATAATTTTACGATCATATCTCAGAATTTTCACAACGCAAGAGCTCTTTATATTGCTCATAATGAAGGAATTAATGCCATATCATTCGCCGCTCAGGACGTTCCTGACGGCTATTCTTTAAGAACATTGATCAGGGAATATCTGGCCCGGCCAAAAGCAGTACTGGATGTACATCTGTTACGCCCCACCGCCGACCTGACTTCCAATATCGAGATAAAACGGAAATGA
- a CDS encoding glycoside hydrolase family 9 protein, translating into MSIAFSDVMNIFRFTILLILLCSNRAFSQKIKVLINHVGYEQDNPKRAIVVSDQKVTITEFQLIDQESGKVVFKGKTRYSGPVGKWRNRLFWEMDFSSFQKAGSYIVQAKIPGKNIVSYPFRIGRNVLESATISDVVYYFKGQRSSGLLDIADRHLVLKRQIKDTIDAHGGWYDASGDYGKHLSHLSFSSYFNPQQIPLTVWSLFKTFELLIKRPGSDFRQYNRRLLDEAMHGADYLVRVQARNGSFYRSVSAPGAGKMAKDRVIQAEEQSYRIKENKDQSFNDTDNSDSWRSYQVSYRSGGGMSIAALAIAAARDTSGDFSSRQYLAAAENAFRFLEKENVKMTNDGKENIVDDYCALSAATELFKTTKKEEYTLAAKKRAQNLLARLVSAGKYTGHWRADDRDRPFFHPSDAGLPVISLLNYNTIATDPEKSWIKETIRKSLDFELNITAEVNNPFGYSRQYTQDTLGNRKAVFFFPHGSDASPWWQGENARLASVASAARLAIPLFEDDKVFQNKLRNFAVNQMNWILGLNPYDTSMLQGAGHNNPAYGFFGGFEYTNAPGGIANGVTGGFDNEDDIDFNLSYAQTGKDNDWRWAEQWLPHAAWYLLSVAATDHK; encoded by the coding sequence TTGTCCATAGCTTTCTCCGACGTCATGAACATCTTTCGTTTTACGATCCTCCTGATTTTGCTTTGCAGTAATCGGGCTTTTAGTCAGAAAATAAAAGTGCTCATCAATCACGTTGGTTACGAGCAGGATAATCCTAAACGGGCTATAGTTGTATCAGACCAAAAAGTAACGATAACTGAATTTCAGTTGATTGATCAGGAATCAGGGAAAGTGGTTTTTAAGGGTAAAACAAGGTATTCAGGACCTGTGGGCAAATGGAGGAACCGGCTGTTTTGGGAAATGGATTTCAGCAGTTTTCAGAAAGCAGGTAGCTATATCGTTCAGGCAAAAATTCCTGGCAAAAACATCGTTTCTTATCCATTCAGGATTGGGAGGAACGTATTGGAATCTGCTACAATTTCGGATGTTGTCTATTATTTCAAAGGCCAGCGAAGCTCGGGATTACTGGATATTGCAGATCGTCATTTAGTGTTGAAGAGGCAGATTAAAGATACCATTGATGCACATGGCGGCTGGTACGATGCCTCCGGAGATTACGGCAAACATTTGTCTCATCTTTCTTTTTCGTCCTATTTCAACCCGCAGCAAATCCCGCTTACCGTGTGGAGTTTATTTAAGACATTTGAATTACTGATCAAAAGGCCGGGAAGCGATTTTCGCCAGTATAACCGCCGATTGCTGGATGAGGCAATGCATGGTGCTGACTACCTCGTCAGGGTTCAGGCGCGTAACGGATCTTTTTACCGGTCGGTGTCGGCGCCGGGTGCGGGGAAAATGGCAAAGGACAGGGTGATTCAGGCGGAGGAGCAGAGCTATCGTATCAAAGAGAATAAGGATCAGTCTTTCAACGATACGGATAATTCTGATAGCTGGAGAAGTTATCAGGTAAGTTACCGGTCAGGAGGAGGGATGAGTATTGCTGCGCTGGCAATTGCTGCGGCAAGGGATACCTCGGGCGATTTTTCCAGTCGGCAATATCTGGCAGCGGCTGAAAATGCGTTCCGGTTTCTCGAAAAGGAAAATGTAAAGATGACCAATGACGGGAAGGAAAATATTGTTGATGATTACTGTGCGCTGAGTGCGGCGACGGAGCTTTTCAAAACTACGAAGAAAGAAGAGTATACCTTGGCGGCAAAGAAACGGGCACAAAATCTTTTGGCAAGATTGGTGTCTGCCGGAAAATACACCGGACACTGGCGTGCGGATGATAGGGACCGTCCGTTTTTCCATCCGTCCGATGCCGGGTTACCAGTCATTAGTTTGCTCAATTATAATACAATTGCCACGGATCCTGAAAAATCCTGGATTAAAGAAACGATCAGGAAATCACTGGATTTTGAATTGAATATCACAGCAGAGGTGAATAATCCATTTGGTTATAGCCGGCAATATACCCAGGACACGCTTGGAAACAGGAAAGCTGTATTTTTCTTTCCGCATGGCAGTGATGCTTCACCCTGGTGGCAGGGCGAAAATGCCCGGCTTGCCTCTGTTGCTTCGGCAGCCCGGCTCGCTATTCCCTTATTTGAAGACGATAAGGTATTTCAAAACAAACTCAGAAATTTTGCTGTAAACCAGATGAACTGGATACTGGGTCTGAATCCATACGATACCAGCATGTTGCAAGGTGCAGGGCACAACAATCCGGCGTATGGTTTTTTCGGTGGTTTTGAATACACAAATGCCCCTGGAGGGATTGCTAACGGCGTGACAGGGGGCTTTGACAATGAAGATGATATCGATTTTAATCTTTCTTACGCACAAACAGGGAAGGATAATGACTGGCGCTGGGCAGAGCAATGGTTGCCACATGCTGCCTGGTATTTGCTATCCGTTGCCGCCACGGATCATAAATGA
- a CDS encoding DNA gyrase/topoisomerase IV subunit A, which yields MDENDATNNVGDSELHEKLPISGLYESWFLDYASYVILERAVPAIEDGLKPVQRRIMHALNEMDDGRFNKVANVVGSSMQYHPHGDASIYDSIVNIGQKELLFDTQGNWGDIRTGDGAAAARYIEVRLSRFSKEIVFNDNTTEWQLSYDGRKREPVTLPVKFPLLLTLGVEGIAVGLSTKILPHNFCELIEGSIGILQGKEVTIYPDFLTGGQIDVSNYNDGHRGGKVRVRAKIEEEDKKMLIIRDIPFGTTTTSIIDSIVKANDAGKIKIKKVVDNTAADVEIQVHLAPGVSPDITMDALYAFTECEVSISPNACVIIADKPHFVGVTEILKYNTQQTVDLLRRELEIKRAALLEKILYGSLEKIFIENRIYRDIEECETFEDVIRTIDKGLEPYKPQFYRVITDDDIVELTEIRIKRISKYDGYKADELMRKWEEELAETEDNLANIVRFAIEYYRDLLKKYGKTRGRRTEIRAFNQISANIVAANNQKLYVNRTEGFIGYGLKKDEYVMDCSDIDDVIVFRSDGKCLVTKIQDKVFVGKDIIHCAVFLKNDERKVYNLIYLDGKTGVSYIKRCQITAVTRDREYDMTQGTPKSKITYFTANDNGEAEIITVNLTAQSKAKVKQFDFNFADLLIKNRSAMGNILTKYPVRKITLKQAGRSTLGGVDMWFNPTIGRLNRDERGEYLGNFGAADSILVIYKDGTYELTNFDLTNHYVPNEVLLVKKFDTKLPVTAIYYDAGQKQHFIKRFNIETTSLDKKFLFISDTKNSKLLLASTDKRPRFEMILAKNTSNEPSSVAYAVEDLVDLRGWRALGNKLPNDKFKDIHWLPPLPEEPETVEEDLPDEGEHSEETTEAEEGETQAAAEGITTADEVDMEIVNPEKLAPSASGEPEEEQKPDGKSRKDPKKGPDSPKSQLGLFE from the coding sequence ATGGATGAAAACGATGCTACGAACAACGTAGGAGACAGCGAACTACACGAAAAATTACCCATTTCAGGTCTTTACGAAAGTTGGTTTCTTGATTATGCATCTTATGTAATTCTGGAGCGGGCTGTTCCGGCCATTGAAGACGGGCTGAAGCCGGTTCAGAGGAGGATCATGCATGCACTGAACGAAATGGACGACGGCCGTTTTAACAAGGTCGCTAACGTCGTAGGTTCATCCATGCAGTACCACCCTCACGGTGACGCTTCCATTTATGATTCCATTGTCAACATTGGTCAGAAAGAACTCCTTTTTGACACCCAGGGAAACTGGGGCGACATACGCACCGGAGATGGCGCCGCGGCTGCGCGGTACATTGAAGTAAGGCTTTCCCGGTTTTCCAAAGAAATCGTTTTTAACGACAATACCACGGAGTGGCAGCTGTCCTATGACGGACGCAAAAGAGAGCCCGTTACCCTTCCAGTCAAATTCCCGCTCTTACTTACACTGGGTGTGGAGGGAATTGCGGTGGGCCTCTCGACCAAAATATTACCACATAATTTTTGCGAACTCATTGAAGGTTCAATCGGGATCCTGCAGGGTAAGGAGGTGACCATCTATCCTGATTTCCTGACGGGCGGCCAGATCGACGTTTCCAATTATAATGACGGGCACCGAGGGGGAAAGGTACGGGTAAGGGCAAAGATTGAGGAAGAGGATAAGAAAATGCTCATCATCCGGGATATCCCTTTCGGAACCACTACCACATCCATCATTGATTCCATCGTAAAGGCGAACGATGCTGGTAAAATCAAGATCAAAAAAGTAGTGGACAACACCGCTGCGGATGTAGAAATACAGGTTCACCTTGCGCCGGGGGTATCACCGGATATCACCATGGATGCGCTTTACGCATTTACCGAATGCGAGGTTTCCATTTCGCCCAACGCCTGTGTGATCATCGCCGACAAGCCTCACTTTGTTGGCGTCACGGAAATACTGAAATACAATACTCAGCAAACGGTAGATCTTTTACGGCGTGAGCTCGAGATCAAAAGAGCGGCCCTTCTGGAAAAGATACTGTACGGTTCGCTGGAAAAAATCTTCATCGAAAACCGTATATACAGGGATATTGAAGAATGTGAAACTTTTGAAGACGTTATCCGCACGATTGACAAGGGGCTCGAACCCTATAAGCCGCAGTTTTACCGCGTGATCACGGATGACGATATTGTGGAACTTACTGAGATCAGGATCAAAAGAATATCCAAATACGACGGATACAAGGCGGACGAACTGATGCGAAAATGGGAAGAAGAACTCGCCGAAACAGAGGACAATCTTGCCAACATCGTCCGTTTTGCCATTGAATATTACCGGGATCTTCTGAAAAAATATGGTAAAACCCGGGGCCGACGCACGGAGATCAGGGCATTTAACCAGATTTCAGCAAATATAGTAGCTGCAAATAATCAAAAACTGTATGTAAACCGGACGGAGGGTTTTATAGGATACGGCCTCAAAAAGGATGAATACGTGATGGATTGCTCGGATATCGATGACGTGATCGTGTTCAGGAGCGACGGAAAATGTCTGGTCACCAAGATCCAGGATAAGGTTTTTGTTGGGAAAGATATCATCCATTGCGCCGTTTTCCTCAAAAATGATGAACGCAAAGTGTACAACCTGATCTACCTTGACGGCAAAACAGGGGTGTCCTATATCAAGCGCTGCCAGATCACAGCCGTAACCCGCGACCGGGAATATGACATGACCCAAGGCACTCCCAAGTCAAAGATTACCTATTTCACCGCCAACGATAACGGCGAAGCCGAAATCATTACCGTTAACCTGACCGCCCAAAGCAAAGCGAAAGTAAAACAGTTTGATTTCAACTTTGCCGATCTCCTCATTAAAAACCGGAGCGCCATGGGCAATATCCTCACCAAGTATCCGGTAAGGAAAATTACACTCAAACAGGCGGGGCGTTCAACCCTCGGCGGTGTGGATATGTGGTTTAATCCCACCATCGGCCGGCTCAACAGGGATGAACGCGGAGAATATCTTGGTAACTTCGGAGCAGCTGACAGCATTCTGGTGATTTACAAAGATGGTACCTATGAGCTCACCAACTTTGATCTCACCAATCATTATGTCCCTAACGAGGTACTACTGGTGAAAAAATTTGACACCAAGTTACCCGTTACCGCTATTTATTATGACGCCGGGCAAAAACAACATTTTATAAAGAGATTTAATATTGAAACGACGTCCCTGGATAAAAAATTCCTTTTTATCAGTGATACCAAAAACAGTAAACTGTTACTGGCCAGTACCGACAAACGTCCCCGGTTTGAGATGATATTGGCCAAAAATACGTCCAACGAACCCTCCAGCGTAGCCTATGCAGTGGAAGACCTTGTGGATTTGCGGGGGTGGCGGGCCTTGGGGAATAAACTTCCAAACGATAAGTTCAAAGACATTCACTGGCTCCCACCGCTTCCTGAAGAGCCGGAAACGGTGGAAGAAGACCTTCCTGATGAAGGAGAACACAGTGAAGAAACAACAGAGGCCGAAGAAGGAGAAACTCAGGCAGCAGCCGAAGGAATAACCACAGCTGATGAGGTGGATATGGAAATTGTAAATCCCGAAAAATTAGCTCCCTCTGCCTCCGGTGAGCCGGAAGAAGAGCAAAAGCCTGACGGTAAATCCAGAAAAGATCCGAAAAAAGGTCCTGATTCGCCTAAAAGCCAGCTAGGTTTGTTTGAATAA